The sequence CGTCTGTCCGGTTAATCCGGCCGCATCGGCCAGTGCGCGCACGCCGACTCTTTTTTGCGGATTGATCTCGCGCAGGCCAAAAATCGCCAGCGCGCGGTTTTCTTCCAGCAGAGGAACCACATCGGCGATCGTGCCGAGCAGCACCAGATCGAGATACTGCCTGGTCTGGCTGTAAGGCGCCTGGCCTTTGAGCCGAAACATTTGTTCGGCAAATTTAAAAGCCACGGCCACACCGGCGATACTGCGCCCGGAAAAAGCCGGATCGTTGTTCATTTTAGGGTTGACCAAAAAATCAGCCGGCGGAAAAATAACCGGCGGGTTATGATGATCGGTCACGATCACGCTCAGTCCCAGCTCTTTGGCGTATTTGATCTCCTCGTAATTGCTGATGCCGCAGTCTACGGTCACAATTATTTCCGTGCCGTCTCCGCGGATTTTTTGTATGGCGGTTTTGTTCAGGCCGTAACCCTCGGAGAAACGATGCGGTATATAGTAGCCCAGTTTGGCCGCGCCGAGCTTTTGCAGAGCGCTGTAAAGCAGCGTCGTGCCAGTCACCCCGTCGACATCGTAATCACCGTAAATAGTAATTTTTTTAGACAGGTTTTTCAGCAGATAAGCCGCGGCTGCGGCGATACCGGGTATTTGCTCCAGCGGCGCGAGGTCTGACAGCGAGGGATTAAGAAAAACGGCGATATCCGCCGGAGCGCTGATTTTCCGATTGCGTAAAACCGCGGCGATCACGTCAGCGCGGCTGCCCAGCGCGGGCTGTTCCGCCGGCCGCAGCCATTCTTGATTGAGCAGCGAGAGTTTGGGCAAAGCTAAACCCGGACTAAAAACAACGGCTGACCGGCTTCCACCAGCTGCGCGTTGGCGACCAAAACTTTTTCGATAGTGCCGGTGGTGTCCGCCTCGATCTCATTAAAAGTTTTCATGGCTTCGATGACGCAGACAGGCTGGCCTTTGACCACCACCGTGCCGACACTGACCAGCGGCGGACTGTCCGGGGAAGCCGCTTGATAAAAAGCGCCGGTCATCGGCGATTTAATTTCCTGCAGACCGGCGGCAGGTTTCTCCGCGGCGGGAGGTTCCGCGGTTTTGGCCGGAATAGCCCCGGGATTCTGGTCTTGCGGCACGACGGCCGCCGCAGGGCTTTTCTGGATCTCGATCTTAAAATCGTTTTCCTCGACGACCAGCCCGTTGATATCTGCCTGCTCGACGAGTTTTATCAGCTCTGTTATTTTTTTGAAGTCCATCTATTTATTTTATCCGAGCGGTTTGCGGTTTGGCAAATAGAATTTTGTAGGTGTAAGATAAAGATATGCCCGCGCTGTCCGCAACCGATCCGGAAAATCGCCATTTTTTTTGGCGCGGTCTGGCGTTGTTTTTGTTCCTGGCATTTATCGCGGTAAATTTATTTTCGGATATTTACGGGATCGCCCATTGGGGACACGAACATGACTGCGCCGGCGCGAACGGCGGTTGCGCTGTGTGTCTGGCTGTGCAGGCCGCGCAGAGTTTAAATCTAAAATTATTTGTGCCCGGCGCGCCGGCGCTGCCGGTCTTATTTTTTCTGGCGGCGGCTATTATTTTAAATAAGCCGCGCGGCGGGAGCTTGTTCAGCGCCACGCCGGTTGATCTGAAAGTGCGCCTGAATAATTGAAAGCCTCTGCCTAAAAAATTTTAAGCAGGAGGTTTATTTTCCATGAAAAAGTTATTATTTTTAAGCGCGCTGGCTTTGCTTTTGCTGCTAAGCGGCTGCGCTTCACGTCCCGCCGCGGCGGACGGACGGCTCAATGTCGTAACGACAATTTTTCCGCAGTATGATTTTGTGCGGAATATCGCGGGCGATAAAGCCAATGTTACGCTGTTGCTGCGGCCGGGCGCGGAGAGTCATTCTTACGAGCCGTCGCCGCAGGATATTATTAAGATCAAGAATAGCGCGGTTTTTGTTTACACCGGCGGTGAGTCCGACGACTGGGTCGAGAAAATCCTGGCGGCGCTGGACACCAGCCAGATGAAAATTATAACGCTGCTGGACTGTGTTCCTGTCGTGGAAGAAGAGCTGGTCGAGGGGATGCAGGATGAAGAGGCAGAACACGAACACGAGGCTGAGGCCGCGCCGGAATATGATGAACATGTTTGGACTGCGCCGCGCAATGCCAGATTGATCGTGCAGAAAATTGCCGAGGTTCTCTGCGCTGTGGATACGCCTAATGCCGCTGTTTATCGGCAAAACGCTAAAAATTATACGGCGGAGCTGGATAAACTGGACGCGGATTTCCGCGCTTTGATCGGCGGAGCCAAAAGGAAAACTTTAATTTTCGGCGACCGTTTCCCTTTCCGTTATTTTGCGGACGCTTACGGCCTAAAATATTTTGCGGCTTTTCCGGGCTGCTCGACCGAGACCGAGGCCAGTCCCGCCACGATACGTTTTTTGATCGACAAGACGAGACAGGAAAAAATTCCGGTGGTGCTGCACATCGAGCTGTCCAATCAAAAGATGGCCAGAACAATAGCTGAAGCGGCGGGAGCGCGGGTGCGGCAGCTGCACGCGGCGCATAATGTTACGCGTCAGGATTTTCAGAGCGGCCTGGGGTATTTGGATTTTATGCGCCAAAATATCGAAGTTTTGCGGGAGGCTCTCTACTGATGACGCTCTCCTGCCAAAATGCCGCGCTGGCTTACGACGGCAATGTCGCGGTCAGCGGGCTGAATTTTTCCGTGGCGGCCGGCGACTATCTCTGCGTCTTCGGCGAGAACGGATCGGGCAAAAGCACGCTGCTACAGGGTCTGCTGGG comes from Candidatus Margulisiibacteriota bacterium and encodes:
- a CDS encoding metal ABC transporter substrate-binding protein, whose protein sequence is MKKLLFLSALALLLLLSGCASRPAAADGRLNVVTTIFPQYDFVRNIAGDKANVTLLLRPGAESHSYEPSPQDIIKIKNSAVFVYTGGESDDWVEKILAALDTSQMKIITLLDCVPVVEEELVEGMQDEEAEHEHEAEAAPEYDEHVWTAPRNARLIVQKIAEVLCAVDTPNAAVYRQNAKNYTAELDKLDADFRALIGGAKRKTLIFGDRFPFRYFADAYGLKYFAAFPGCSTETEASPATIRFLIDKTRQEKIPVVLHIELSNQKMARTIAEAAGARVRQLHAAHNVTRQDFQSGLGYLDFMRQNIEVLREALY
- the accB gene encoding acetyl-CoA carboxylase biotin carboxyl carrier protein encodes the protein MDFKKITELIKLVEQADINGLVVEENDFKIEIQKSPAAAVVPQDQNPGAIPAKTAEPPAAEKPAAGLQEIKSPMTGAFYQAASPDSPPLVSVGTVVVKGQPVCVIEAMKTFNEIEADTTGTIEKVLVANAQLVEAGQPLFLVRV